In the Gorilla gorilla gorilla isolate KB3781 chromosome 10, NHGRI_mGorGor1-v2.1_pri, whole genome shotgun sequence genome, one interval contains:
- the LOC129525865 gene encoding protein S100-A11-like, with the protein MAKISSPTETARCIESLKAVFQKYAGKDGYNCNLSNTEFPSFMNKELAAFTKNQKDPGVLDRMKKLDVSSDGQLDFPKFLNLIGGLAAACHDSFLKAVPSQKWT; encoded by the coding sequence atggcaaaaatctcCAGCCCTACAGAGACTGCGCGGTGCATTGAGTCCCTGAAAGCTGTTTTCCAGAAGTATGCTGGAAAGGATGGTTACAACTGCAATCTCTCCAACACGGAGTTCCCAAGCTTCATGAATAAAGAGCTGGCTGCCTTTACAAAGAACCAGAAGGACCCCGGTGTCCTTGACCGCATGAAGAAACTCGATGTCAGCAGCGATGGGCAGTTAGATTTCCCAAAATTTCTTAATCTGATTGGTGGCCTAGCTGCAGCTTGCCATGACTCCTTCCTCAAGGCTGTCCCTTCCCAGAAGTGGACCTGA